A genomic segment from Gorilla gorilla gorilla isolate KB3781 chromosome 3, NHGRI_mGorGor1-v2.1_pri, whole genome shotgun sequence encodes:
- the NAA11 gene encoding N-alpha-acetyltransferase 11 — translation MNIRNARPDDLMNMQHCNLLCLPENYQMKYYLYHGLSWPQLSYIAEDEDGKIVGYVLAKMEEEPDDVPHGHITSLAVKRSHRRLGLAQKLMDQASRAMIENFNAKYVSLHVRKSNRAALHLYSNTLNFQISEVEPKYYADGEDAYAMKRDLSQMADELRRQVDLKKGGYVVLGSRENQETQGSTLSDSEEACQQKNPATEESGSDSKEPKQSVESTNVQDSSESSDSTS, via the coding sequence ATGAACATCCGCAACGCTCGGCCAGACGACCTGATGAATATGCAACACTGCAACCTCCTTTGCCTGCCTGAGAACTACCAGATGAAATACTATTTATATCATGGCCTTTCCTGGCCCCAGCTTTCTTACATCGCTGAGGATGAGGACGGGAAGATTGTGGGCTATGTTCTGGCCAAAATGGAGGAGGAACCAGATGATGTCCCGCATGGCCATATCACCTCACTGGCCGTGAAGCGTTCACACCGGCGCCTCGGCCTGGCCCAGAAGCTGATGGACCAGGCCTCCAGGGCCATGATAGAGAACTTTAACGCCAAATACGTGTCTCTGCACGTCAGGAAGAGTAACCGGGCAGCCTTGCACCTCTATTCTAACACCCTCAACTTTCAGATTAGTGAGGTGGAACCTAAATACTATGCAGATGGGGAAGATGCTTATGCTATGAAGCGGGATCTCTCGCAGATGGCAGATGAGCTGAGACGACAAGTGGACCTGAAGAAGGGCGGGTATGTggtcctgggctccagggagAACCAGGAGACCCAGGGCAGCACACTTTCTGATTCTGAAGAGGCCTGTCAGCAAAAGAACCCGGCTACCGAAGAAAGTGGCAGTGACAGCAAAGAACCTAAGCAGTCTGTGGAGAGCACCAACGTCCAGGACAGCTCAGAAAGCTCGGATTCCACCTCCTAG